A genome region from bacterium BMS3Abin08 includes the following:
- the queF gene encoding NADPH-dependent 7-cyano-7-deazaguanine reductase, with protein MRPGEKAIQEARLEVWDNPTPERDYEIDITFSEFTCLCPRSGYPDFAAIRIRYVPDEKIIELKSLKLYLNSFRDRHISHEEVTNRIYGDLMTLLGPRSIEVIGDFNPRGNVKTVIRVASDSGRPERFRGMTTKRHLQTDSE; from the coding sequence ATGAGGCCCGGAGAGAAGGCAATACAAGAGGCAAGGCTTGAGGTGTGGGACAATCCGACACCTGAGAGAGACTACGAGATAGATATAACCTTCTCGGAGTTCACCTGTCTCTGCCCCCGTTCAGGTTATCCTGATTTTGCTGCAATCAGGATAAGATATGTACCCGACGAAAAGATCATTGAACTTAAGTCATTGAAACTCTATCTGAATTCCTTCCGGGACAGGCACATATCCCATGAAGAGGTAACAAACAGGATTTACGGGGATCTAATGACGCTCCTTGGACCGAGGTCTATTGAGGTAATCGGTGATTTCAATCCGAGGGGAAACGTAAAGACCGTGATCAGGGTGGCAAGTGACTCCGGACGCCCCGAACGCTTTCGGGGTATGACGACAAAAAGACATTTACAAACAGACTCTGAATAG
- the dut gene encoding deoxyuridine 5'-triphosphate nucleotidohydrolase produces the protein MKERRSAGMRGFEVVSAYREKGINIPERKTARSAGYDIESAEDVVIPADGCAKVPTGIKAFMQDDEYLGIHIRSGLAFRKCISLVNDEGVIDADYYNNPDNEGHIVVGLVNHSGEPVEIKKGERIAQGIFKKYLLADGDDADEERLGGFGSTGK, from the coding sequence ATGAAAGAGAGAAGATCTGCCGGAATGAGGGGTTTTGAAGTCGTATCCGCCTACAGGGAGAAAGGGATAAACATCCCCGAACGGAAGACGGCCCGGTCAGCGGGTTATGACATCGAGTCGGCTGAGGACGTGGTTATACCCGCAGATGGATGCGCCAAAGTACCTACAGGAATAAAGGCCTTTATGCAGGATGACGAGTATCTCGGTATCCACATAAGGAGCGGACTTGCCTTCAGGAAGTGCATCTCGCTGGTTAATGATGAGGGTGTCATCGATGCTGACTATTACAATAACCCCGACAACGAAGGCCATATTGTAGTCGGGCTGGTTAATCACTCAGGTGAGCCTGTAGAGATAAAGAAGGGCGAGAGGATTGCCCAGGGGATATTCAAGAAATACCTGTTGGCCGACGGTGACGATGCCGATGAAGAGAGGCTTGGCGGATTTGGTTCAACCGGCAAGTAA
- a CDS encoding NAD-dependent malic enzyme: MIRVPGPSYSITIRLEIENRIGMFAQIANTISSAGGDLGAVDIVRTERGKIIRDITVNTRDESHEKLIVKAIKRLSGVKVLRVMDRTFTAHRGGKIEIKNRMPVRDRNDLSKVYTPGVARVCMDIHRNRKHAYRYTIKGNSVAIITDGSAVLGLGDIGPEAAMPVMEGKAMIFKEFAGIDAFPLALRTTDPASIIDTVRNISPAFGGINLEDISAPRCFDIETELRDILDIPVIHDDQHGTAVVVLAAVLNVCRLLKRKIGDLKVVVVGAGAAGAATASILSSYGIGNIIVCDRAGAIYRGRRKDMAPYKRALAGKTNPGRLKGSISRVMNGADVFIGLSAPGIITPDDIKRMAKDPVVFALANPEPEIPPEEALPIVRVLATGRSDYPNQINNMLSFPGIFRGLLDVKAHGVNREIEFAAAHAIAYTLRDDELHEDYIIPSIFNKRVVSSVAHAVSEAAVKTGLASG; the protein is encoded by the coding sequence ATGATCCGCGTGCCCGGACCAAGTTACAGCATCACTATCAGACTCGAAATAGAAAACCGCATCGGGATGTTTGCACAGATTGCAAATACGATCAGCAGTGCCGGTGGCGACCTCGGTGCCGTCGATATCGTAAGGACCGAACGGGGGAAAATAATCCGTGACATAACGGTAAATACACGGGATGAATCACATGAAAAGCTTATTGTAAAGGCCATAAAGAGGCTTTCGGGAGTAAAGGTCCTCCGGGTCATGGACCGCACCTTTACAGCTCACCGGGGAGGGAAAATTGAGATAAAAAACAGGATGCCCGTAAGAGACAGAAATGACCTTTCAAAGGTTTATACCCCTGGAGTCGCCAGGGTATGCATGGACATCCACAGGAACAGAAAACACGCTTACAGGTATACAATAAAAGGCAACTCGGTAGCCATAATAACCGATGGTTCCGCCGTACTGGGCCTTGGAGACATCGGGCCTGAGGCTGCAATGCCGGTCATGGAAGGCAAGGCCATGATCTTCAAGGAATTTGCAGGTATTGATGCCTTCCCTCTGGCTTTAAGGACCACGGATCCCGCATCAATTATCGACACGGTCAGGAATATCTCGCCTGCTTTCGGCGGTATCAACCTTGAAGACATTTCTGCTCCACGCTGTTTTGATATTGAAACCGAGTTAAGGGATATCCTTGATATCCCGGTCATTCACGACGACCAGCATGGAACTGCCGTTGTGGTTCTTGCTGCGGTGTTAAATGTTTGCAGGCTCCTGAAGAGAAAGATCGGGGATCTGAAGGTTGTGGTTGTCGGTGCAGGCGCTGCAGGGGCTGCCACCGCCTCGATCCTTTCATCCTACGGCATAGGGAATATTATTGTTTGTGACAGGGCAGGCGCAATATACAGAGGCAGAAGAAAGGATATGGCTCCTTATAAGAGGGCACTGGCCGGCAAGACCAATCCCGGGCGTTTAAAGGGAAGCATATCCCGGGTGATGAATGGTGCGGATGTCTTTATAGGCCTTTCTGCTCCGGGCATTATCACACCTGATGACATAAAGCGGATGGCAAAGGACCCCGTTGTCTTTGCACTTGCAAACCCGGAGCCTGAAATACCACCGGAGGAGGCCCTTCCAATCGTGCGGGTCCTGGCCACCGGGAGATCGGACTATCCGAACCAGATCAACAACATGCTCAGCTTCCCGGGTATATTCCGGGGGCTGCTTGACGTCAAGGCCCATGGGGTCAACAGGGAAATAGAGTTTGCGGCGGCACATGCCATTGCCTACACCCTGAGGGATGATGAACTGCATGAAGACTATATCATACCGAGCATCTTTAATAAGAGGGTCGTTTCATCGGTTGCTCATGCCGTCTCGGAGGCAGCTGTTAAAACCGGTCTTGCTTCAGGTTAA
- the ilvE_1 gene encoding branched-chain-amino-acid aminotransferase — MKVYIDGRFYDRSDARISVFDHGLLYGDGVFEGIRIYNGKVFRLREHINRLYQSAKAILLDIPLSMEEMENAVLETVETNQKHNGYIRLVITRGEGTLGIDPMHCKRATVIIIVDDIQLYPEGYYEKGIEIVTASSRRLASDGLDPRVKSLNYLNNIMAKIEARQAGCLEAVMLNRAGFVAECTGDNLFVVKDGRLLTPAPYYGALDGITMKTVIGIAESLGIKTSETALTRYDLYNADECFMTGTGAEIIPVIRIDGRVIGDGRPGKTTASLLNAYKALVKG, encoded by the coding sequence ATGAAGGTCTATATTGATGGGAGGTTTTATGACAGGTCGGATGCACGCATATCGGTCTTTGACCACGGTCTTCTCTATGGAGACGGTGTTTTTGAGGGTATAAGGATATACAACGGCAAGGTCTTCAGGCTCAGGGAACATATTAATAGACTCTATCAGAGTGCAAAGGCCATTTTGCTTGATATCCCGCTCTCTATGGAGGAGATGGAAAACGCCGTCTTAGAGACCGTCGAGACAAATCAAAAACACAACGGGTATATCAGGCTGGTTATAACAAGGGGAGAGGGGACGCTGGGCATCGACCCGATGCACTGCAAGAGGGCAACAGTCATAATCATCGTAGATGACATCCAGCTCTATCCCGAGGGGTATTATGAAAAGGGCATTGAGATAGTCACGGCCTCGTCAAGGCGTTTAGCATCGGACGGTCTTGATCCCAGGGTGAAGTCTTTAAACTATCTCAATAATATCATGGCAAAGATCGAGGCAAGGCAGGCCGGATGCCTTGAGGCCGTGATGCTCAACAGAGCAGGTTTTGTGGCGGAATGCACAGGAGACAACCTCTTTGTTGTCAAAGATGGAAGGCTTCTTACCCCCGCTCCCTATTACGGCGCCCTCGACGGTATCACAATGAAAACAGTGATAGGGATTGCGGAATCCCTCGGAATTAAAACCTCTGAGACCGCTCTCACGCGTTATGATCTGTATAACGCAGATGAATGCTTCATGACCGGCACAGGCGCCGAGATCATACCTGTAATCAGGATCGACGGCAGGGTAATTGGTGACGGCCGGCCGGGCAAGACAACGGCAAGCCTTCTGAACGCCTATAAGGCGTTAGTGAAAGGATAA
- a CDS encoding translocation protein TolB, whose amino-acid sequence MVLRLISIALLLLFLVSCKESCEFIVFSSDRDGDFDLYAVRPDGTDLRRLTDNAWNDRYPSISPEGLIAFIADRYGKDDIYLMKIDGTDLKRLTFNAENRYPTFSPDLREILFISDRDGDFDVYRMNLDGSNTVRITNDLFDDRSPSFSPDGKRIVFSSKHDKNYDIYIMDATGYNVKLLFHGGDSWAPRFSRDGTRIAFYSDYGGEFEIYIINADGSGLSRITDDGGAAYPYFSPDDKWIVYSSYSDGTPQIYKVSPDGKRKERVLKSQSSDLTPRWECLREGEVNLKQDRF is encoded by the coding sequence GTGGTGCTGAGATTGATCTCTATAGCGCTCTTGCTTCTGTTTCTGGTTTCCTGCAAGGAATCCTGCGAATTCATTGTCTTCTCTTCAGACCGCGACGGTGACTTTGATCTCTATGCGGTCCGGCCGGATGGAACCGATCTGAGAAGGCTCACCGACAACGCATGGAATGACCGCTATCCTTCGATCTCTCCGGAGGGGCTTATTGCCTTTATTGCAGACAGATACGGCAAGGATGATATTTACCTGATGAAGATCGATGGAACAGACCTCAAGAGACTAACCTTCAATGCAGAGAACAGATATCCAACGTTCAGCCCCGACCTGAGAGAGATACTGTTTATCAGTGACCGCGATGGTGATTTCGATGTTTACCGTATGAACCTTGATGGAAGCAATACCGTAAGGATAACGAACGACCTTTTTGACGACCGTTCACCCTCTTTTTCCCCTGACGGGAAAAGGATCGTTTTTAGCTCAAAGCATGATAAGAATTATGACATATACATAATGGATGCGACGGGATACAACGTAAAACTCCTCTTTCACGGAGGTGACAGTTGGGCCCCGCGGTTCTCAAGAGACGGTACCAGGATTGCCTTTTATTCCGACTACGGCGGTGAATTCGAGATTTATATTATTAATGCCGATGGCAGCGGTCTCAGTAGAATCACCGATGATGGCGGGGCCGCATATCCCTACTTTTCACCTGATGATAAATGGATTGTTTATTCATCATACAGTGACGGGACCCCCCAGATTTATAAGGTCTCCCCGGACGGAAAAAGGAAGGAGAGGGTCTTGAAAAGCCAATCAAGCGACCTCACGCCAAGATGGGAATGCCTCAGGGAAGGAGAGGTTAACCTGAAGCAAGACCGGTTTTAA
- the yrbG gene encoding inner membrane protein YrbG gives MIYWIEFIICASLIVYSGSRLSKYGDIIAEKTGLGRTWIGFILLASVTSLPELITGISSVTFAGLPDIAVGGVVGSCVFNMVILAMLDAMYRPMPLSTKAHQGNILAAAFGTLLLSLVAGSLIVGNNLHAYGWIGPYSLVFVVIYLIAIRLILTYEKKRYAAFMKERLETVPMYKDLSKRNAFINFGINALVVIIAAVFLPKIGEGIAADTGLGQTFVGNIFIAIATSLPEIVVSVAAVRIDAVDMAIGNLFGSNIFNIFILAIDDMFFLKGPILSYVDANHIIPTISAITMTTIAIIGLVYRAGKKPLFLAWDSIGIVIVFLLNMMLLYMMR, from the coding sequence ATGATTTACTGGATCGAATTCATAATCTGCGCATCTTTAATAGTCTACTCAGGCTCAAGGCTTTCAAAATACGGGGATATAATAGCCGAGAAGACAGGCCTGGGAAGAACCTGGATCGGTTTCATACTGCTGGCCTCTGTTACATCACTCCCCGAACTCATTACCGGCATAAGTTCCGTAACCTTCGCCGGGCTCCCCGATATTGCAGTCGGGGGGGTGGTTGGTAGTTGTGTCTTTAATATGGTAATACTTGCAATGCTCGACGCAATGTATCGCCCAATGCCTTTATCCACCAAGGCCCATCAGGGCAACATACTTGCTGCAGCGTTCGGCACACTTCTTCTGAGCCTGGTTGCAGGGAGTTTAATCGTTGGAAACAATCTCCACGCCTACGGCTGGATAGGCCCCTATAGCCTGGTCTTTGTTGTGATTTATTTAATAGCCATAAGGCTGATCCTGACTTATGAAAAAAAACGGTATGCAGCATTTATGAAGGAAAGGCTGGAAACCGTACCCATGTATAAGGATCTTTCAAAAAGAAACGCATTTATAAACTTTGGTATAAATGCACTTGTTGTTATTATTGCTGCTGTCTTTTTGCCGAAAATCGGTGAAGGCATTGCGGCGGATACAGGGCTTGGCCAGACATTTGTGGGGAATATATTCATAGCAATTGCAACCTCATTGCCTGAAATTGTAGTCTCTGTAGCGGCCGTCAGGATTGATGCAGTAGATATGGCAATTGGAAACCTCTTCGGCAGCAACATCTTTAATATCTTCATTCTTGCAATCGATGATATGTTTTTTCTCAAGGGGCCGATCCTCTCCTATGTGGATGCCAACCACATTATTCCAACCATCTCTGCCATTACCATGACAACTATTGCAATCATCGGCCTGGTTTATCGTGCAGGGAAAAAGCCCTTATTCCTTGCGTGGGATTCTATAGGAATTGTTATCGTTTTTTTACTCAATATGATGCTTCTCTATATGATGAGATAG
- a CDS encoding sugar-specific transcriptional regulator TrmB yields the protein MVVNNVKSMVDKLAEIGLTEYEAKAFIGLLEKSPVTAYELARASGIPTSKIYEVLVRLSEKGVVLSTGEDGTKRYVPIEPTELIQSYRSRMETTLSSLKEDLASVGKKADVSYIWNINDYEYLLDKAGRIILDARETILISGWAEELGRLESLLKESAGRRVRISMIHFGRPVVRTGQVFQHPIEDTIYAEKRGRGLAVVVDSREVLMGTVFESGTVEGAWSLNRGFVTMAEDYIKHDIYMMKIVRRFDRILKTTFGNRYEKLRDVFLDEEAT from the coding sequence ATGGTAGTTAATAATGTAAAAAGCATGGTTGATAAACTCGCGGAGATCGGTCTGACCGAATACGAGGCAAAGGCCTTTATCGGGCTGCTTGAAAAGAGCCCTGTAACCGCCTATGAACTCGCCAGGGCATCCGGCATACCCACCTCCAAGATATATGAGGTCCTTGTCAGGCTTTCTGAAAAGGGGGTCGTCCTGTCCACCGGTGAGGATGGCACGAAGAGGTATGTTCCGATAGAGCCGACCGAGTTAATACAAAGCTACAGAAGCAGGATGGAGACAACGCTGAGTTCCCTCAAAGAGGATCTTGCCTCTGTTGGAAAGAAGGCGGATGTCTCATACATATGGAATATTAATGATTACGAGTATCTCCTGGACAAGGCCGGAAGGATAATACTCGATGCCAGGGAGACCATTCTCATATCAGGATGGGCAGAGGAACTGGGACGCCTTGAAAGCCTGCTTAAAGAGTCTGCCGGGAGAAGAGTCAGGATTTCAATGATCCACTTTGGGAGACCGGTTGTAAGGACAGGCCAGGTCTTTCAGCATCCAATCGAGGATACCATCTATGCGGAAAAACGCGGCAGGGGGCTTGCTGTTGTTGTCGATTCAAGGGAGGTCCTGATGGGAACCGTGTTTGAAAGCGGCACGGTGGAAGGTGCATGGAGTCTCAACAGGGGATTTGTAACCATGGCGGAGGACTACATCAAACACGACATCTACATGATGAAGATCGTCAGGCGATTTGACAGGATACTTAAGACAACCTTTGGTAACAGGTATGAAAAACTCAGGGATGTATTCTTGGATGAGGAGGCAACATGA
- the srrA_1 gene encoding transcriptional regulatory protein SrrA yields the protein MVNPILLVEDDRKIARVVKVYLEEAGFSVQHVEKGKDAIEAALTNIPVLVILDLMLPDTTGEEVIQGLQEIGDFPVIMLTSKSSEEERIAGFALGADDYVVKPFSPRELLYRVKAVLKRAKKMDMSDSEPMSFNDGFLIIDGHRYDVKKKDILLNLTPTEFQVLFTLASAPKKVFTRDELVDKALGYQFEGYERSIDAHIKNIRRKIEDDPRNPSFILTVYGVGYKFIGKRDA from the coding sequence ATGGTTAATCCGATTCTTTTGGTAGAAGACGATAGGAAGATTGCAAGGGTCGTCAAGGTATATCTTGAAGAAGCAGGATTCAGCGTTCAACACGTTGAGAAAGGCAAAGATGCAATTGAGGCTGCATTAACGAATATTCCGGTGCTTGTAATACTTGATCTGATGCTGCCTGATACAACAGGGGAGGAAGTGATCCAGGGACTCCAGGAAATCGGGGATTTTCCGGTAATTATGCTTACATCAAAATCTTCAGAGGAAGAAAGGATCGCCGGGTTTGCACTTGGAGCTGACGATTATGTTGTCAAACCCTTTAGTCCGAGGGAATTGCTGTACAGGGTCAAAGCGGTCTTAAAAAGGGCCAAGAAAATGGATATGAGCGATTCAGAACCGATGAGTTTTAATGATGGATTCTTAATCATCGATGGCCACCGGTATGATGTAAAAAAGAAGGACATCCTTTTAAACTTGACACCCACCGAGTTCCAGGTCCTTTTTACCCTCGCATCAGCCCCTAAGAAGGTTTTTACAAGGGATGAACTTGTAGATAAGGCCCTTGGATACCAGTTTGAAGGTTACGAAAGAAGCATCGATGCCCATATAAAGAATATCAGACGTAAGATCGAAGACGACCCCAGGAATCCCTCATTTATTCTTACCGTATATGGGGTGGGATATAAATTTATCGGTAAGAGAGATGCTTAA
- the gltA gene encoding glutamate synthase [NADPH] large chain produces MESAARLDQNHQLALKDFPYRIRWRDDRCKRCGRCTAVCPMFSIEPSVVVQRVVHSDGATPEPKIERRVVSIVKQVTDISRYCTGCAACVLVCPNEAIEPEYNPRHKFLFHKNSGGHPFRRGGRRNDPQPSTLDRLKFTRISMLTDPALDAGRHEFRIRTYLGRILPAEELPVRVVNGRVEIDRSSGEFIPPVREIYPIMIGSMSIGALSPTMWEGLAMGITYLNEVENMPVVMCSGEGGMPQRLLRSRFMKYFIPQIASGYFGWDEIVRAIPHMIEDPCAIEIKYGQGAKPGDGGLLMAHKVLKLISEIRGVPMGVDLPSPPTHQTMYSIEESVAKMIQSMSMAWGFRVPVYPKISGSRTAKAVLNNLVRNPYAAALSIDGDDGGTGAAYNVSMDKMGHPITSNLRECYLDLVAQGRQNELPLIAAGGVGKKGNLAANAAALFMLGASAVSIGKYMMQAAAGCFGDEYNRCNVCNLGRCPRGITTQSPRLYRRLDPDRVAERVVEVFKSADVELRKIFAPMGRSTELPIGMSDGLSADDPAIAERLKISYVC; encoded by the coding sequence ATGGAATCAGCGGCAAGGCTGGACCAAAATCATCAATTAGCCCTGAAGGATTTCCCATATAGAATCCGGTGGAGGGATGACAGGTGCAAACGCTGTGGCCGGTGCACCGCCGTCTGTCCAATGTTCTCTATCGAGCCGTCCGTGGTGGTGCAGAGGGTCGTCCACTCCGATGGTGCAACGCCTGAACCCAAGATCGAAAGACGTGTGGTCTCAATAGTCAAACAGGTGACGGATATCAGCCGTTACTGCACGGGCTGTGCAGCCTGTGTCCTTGTATGTCCAAATGAGGCGATAGAGCCTGAGTATAATCCCCGGCATAAGTTCCTTTTTCATAAAAACAGCGGCGGACATCCCTTCAGGAGGGGGGGGAGGAGAAACGACCCCCAGCCCTCAACCCTTGACAGGCTGAAGTTCACCCGGATATCCATGCTTACCGACCCTGCCCTGGATGCAGGAAGGCATGAGTTCAGGATCAGGACCTATCTTGGCAGGATCCTCCCTGCAGAGGAACTTCCTGTCAGGGTGGTAAACGGCAGGGTCGAGATAGACAGGTCTTCCGGAGAATTCATACCGCCTGTAAGGGAGATATACCCCATTATGATAGGAAGCATGTCTATCGGGGCGCTCTCACCCACGATGTGGGAAGGGCTCGCAATGGGTATTACCTACCTTAACGAGGTTGAGAATATGCCGGTAGTTATGTGCTCCGGCGAGGGAGGCATGCCCCAGAGGCTTTTAAGGTCGCGTTTCATGAAGTATTTTATTCCCCAGATCGCCTCCGGATACTTTGGCTGGGACGAGATAGTAAGGGCAATCCCCCATATGATAGAGGACCCGTGTGCCATCGAGATAAAATACGGCCAGGGGGCTAAGCCCGGTGATGGCGGGCTCCTGATGGCCCACAAGGTTTTGAAGTTGATCTCCGAGATCAGGGGGGTTCCCATGGGTGTGGACCTGCCCTCACCGCCGACCCACCAGACAATGTACTCCATAGAGGAATCCGTTGCCAAGATGATACAGTCCATGTCCATGGCATGGGGGTTCAGGGTGCCGGTTTATCCGAAGATTTCCGGATCAAGGACGGCTAAGGCTGTACTCAACAACCTTGTGCGGAACCCCTATGCAGCGGCTCTCTCCATAGATGGAGACGATGGCGGTACCGGCGCTGCATATAATGTCTCCATGGACAAGATGGGACATCCCATCACCTCCAATCTCAGGGAATGTTACCTCGACCTTGTTGCCCAGGGGAGACAGAACGAACTTCCCCTTATTGCAGCCGGAGGGGTTGGTAAAAAGGGCAACCTTGCAGCAAATGCCGCCGCCCTCTTTATGCTCGGGGCCTCTGCCGTTTCCATAGGCAAGTATATGATGCAGGCTGCTGCAGGCTGCTTCGGCGATGAGTATAATCGTTGCAACGTCTGTAACCTTGGAAGATGTCCGCGGGGGATTACTACACAGTCACCGCGTCTCTACAGGCGTCTCGACCCTGACAGGGTAGCCGAGAGGGTCGTGGAGGTCTTCAAGTCAGCGGATGTCGAACTCAGGAAGATATTTGCCCCCATGGGAAGAAGCACGGAACTCCCGATAGGTATGTCTGACGGCCTGAGCGCCGATGACCCGGCAATAGCGGAACGTTTGAAGATAAGCTATGTATGTTGA
- the preT gene encoding NAD-dependent dihydropyrimidine dehydrogenase subunit PreT, protein MKKVLLRGNKDGKRTPSRVFEAEIQEAVSQGARELEIIADGQHGIGGRIWPRGEAVKITVEGPVGQRLGSMGMFGTEIIVKGGASDDVGWVNCGAKITVLGDVTNGAHNAAAQGILYVQGSGGARCDTMTKHNPRFDPPQSWYFRDVGDTFAEFKAGGVAVVCGVNPRNTGNILGYRPCVGMVSGVIYFRGPIEGFSELDVKLLDLTDQDWEWLVTNMRPYLEAVDRMDYYDELASSKDTWRKLIPYTAQERAKRKPFKVPIQEFRSTVWEPGVGKGGIFAEYINHPVTVLPYITTGMDRRYRPVWNNQKYSPPCEYSCPSGIPTQRRAQLIRAERLDEALDLVLRYSPLPATVCGEICPNLCMQACTRGQVDRPVDIKDLGRASLEAKAPKPKAKTGKRVAVVGGGPGGLSAAWQLALKGHEVDLYEAEDKLGGKLELCIPRERLPHEVLKKELDRFREIGVEVHLSSRINQEHFREIYKDHDVVIVACGAHKPRKMNVEGAENMVTAYDFLKGINTGGLSDLKDRKVVIIGAGNVGMDVAAQAFHCGAKEVTAVDIQRPAAFGKELEIAESLGTAILWPKFTERYSKEEGRIYFTDGSSLDADLVVVSIGDTPATDFLPPSVHTDKQGWIEADEAGHTSDPKIYAIGDATRLGLVTHAVGHGRKAADAVHALLSGRSYYRPAPKPMVPYEQIKTAYYDVCRDESPTPLTEANRCMSCAVCRDCHMCEITCYYGAISRTEYEDGSYAYIVNDDLCIGCAFCAGICPCGVWEMEENL, encoded by the coding sequence GTGAAAAAGGTTCTGTTAAGAGGAAATAAGGACGGTAAGAGAACCCCATCCAGGGTCTTTGAAGCGGAGATCCAGGAGGCTGTCAGTCAGGGAGCGAGGGAATTAGAGATAATCGCCGATGGCCAGCACGGGATCGGAGGCCGTATCTGGCCAAGGGGAGAGGCTGTAAAGATAACAGTTGAAGGCCCTGTTGGTCAGAGGCTTGGCAGTATGGGGATGTTCGGGACGGAGATCATCGTCAAGGGGGGGGCCTCAGATGATGTGGGCTGGGTTAACTGCGGGGCAAAGATTACCGTCCTTGGCGATGTCACCAATGGCGCTCATAATGCTGCCGCCCAGGGGATTCTGTACGTTCAGGGCAGTGGTGGAGCACGCTGTGACACAATGACAAAGCACAATCCCCGTTTTGACCCGCCTCAGTCCTGGTACTTCAGGGATGTGGGTGATACCTTTGCTGAATTTAAGGCGGGAGGGGTTGCTGTCGTATGTGGAGTCAACCCAAGAAACACCGGGAACATCCTCGGTTATCGTCCCTGTGTAGGTATGGTCAGCGGGGTGATATACTTCCGGGGGCCTATCGAGGGTTTTAGTGAGCTTGATGTAAAGTTGCTTGACCTGACGGATCAGGACTGGGAGTGGCTTGTGACTAACATGAGACCCTATCTTGAAGCCGTCGACAGGATGGACTATTATGATGAGCTTGCATCCTCAAAGGATACCTGGAGGAAACTGATACCGTACACTGCCCAGGAGAGGGCAAAGAGGAAGCCCTTTAAGGTGCCCATACAGGAGTTCAGGAGTACGGTTTGGGAACCGGGAGTTGGAAAGGGGGGCATTTTTGCTGAGTATATAAACCACCCGGTGACGGTACTGCCTTATATTACTACCGGTATGGACAGGAGATACAGGCCTGTATGGAACAACCAAAAGTACTCACCCCCCTGCGAATACAGCTGTCCTTCAGGGATACCTACCCAGAGGAGGGCACAGTTAATCAGGGCTGAAAGGCTTGATGAGGCGCTGGATCTGGTGCTTCGGTACAGCCCGCTTCCCGCAACGGTTTGTGGTGAGATTTGTCCCAACCTCTGCATGCAGGCATGTACCAGGGGGCAGGTTGACAGGCCCGTAGATATAAAAGACCTCGGCAGGGCAAGCCTTGAAGCAAAGGCACCAAAACCAAAGGCAAAGACCGGCAAGCGGGTGGCCGTTGTCGGTGGTGGTCCCGGAGGACTGTCAGCTGCGTGGCAGCTTGCCCTGAAGGGACACGAAGTGGACCTCTATGAGGCAGAGGATAAGCTTGGCGGCAAGCTTGAACTGTGTATACCGAGGGAGAGATTACCCCATGAGGTCCTCAAGAAGGAGCTTGACAGGTTCCGCGAGATAGGTGTGGAGGTTCATCTTTCCTCGAGGATTAATCAGGAGCATTTCCGGGAGATATACAAGGACCATGACGTTGTAATTGTTGCCTGCGGTGCCCACAAACCCCGAAAGATGAACGTGGAAGGTGCGGAAAATATGGTTACCGCCTACGATTTTCTGAAGGGAATAAACACCGGTGGTCTTTCTGATCTCAAGGACAGGAAGGTGGTTATTATCGGGGCGGGAAATGTGGGCATGGACGTTGCTGCCCAGGCGTTCCACTGCGGTGCGAAGGAGGTCACGGCAGTTGATATACAGAGACCCGCCGCCTTTGGAAAGGAACTTGAAATAGCCGAATCCCTCGGGACCGCAATTCTCTGGCCGAAGTTTACCGAAAGATACAGCAAGGAAGAGGGCAGGATCTACTTTACCGACGGCTCTTCCCTCGATGCCGATCTCGTGGTCGTCTCAATTGGTGATACACCGGCAACGGATTTCCTCCCGCCGTCGGTACATACCGACAAGCAGGGCTGGATCGAGGCAGATGAGGCCGGGCATACCTCGGACCCGAAGATCTATGCTATAGGGGATGCAACAAGGCTCGGCCTTGTCACTCATGCTGTCGGTCACGGAAGAAAGGCCGCTGATGCAGTTCATGCGCTGCTTTCAGGAAGGTCTTACTACAGACCGGCGCCAAAGCCCATGGTTCCATACGAACAGATCAAAACCGCTTACTATGATGTGTGCAGGGATGAATCTCCAACCCCCCTGACAGAGGCCAACAGGTGCATGTCCTGCGCTGTATGCAGGGACTGTCATATGTGTGAGATAACCTGCTACTACGGCGCAATCAGCAGAACCGAATACGAAGACGGCTCTTACGCCTACATAGTAAATGATGACCTCTGCATCGGATGCGCTTTCTGTGCAGGTATCTGTCCCTGCGGTGTCTGGGAGATGGAAGAGAACTTGTAG